The DNA window GGGTACGCTGGCGGTCTTCTTCCTGTCCGTAGCCTGTCAGGGCAATGATAAGCAGCTCATCGCCGGCTGGCTGCTGGCGAAGCAATCGGCAGGTATCATACCCATCCAGACCGGGCATGCTGATGTCGAGCAGAACCACCTGGGGCCGTTGCGCTTCGGCCATCTGTAGGGCCTGCTGGCCGCTGTAGGCGGTCTGGACCGTGTATTTCTTCAGCCGCAGCAGCATCGACAGGGTCAGGGCTGCATCGACGTTATCATCGACCACTAAAATTGATTGATTGTTGGTTGTTTCAACTGGTTGAGTCATTGTCTATGGTTGGTTTAGGGGTGGCCGACTGGCAGGTAGACGACGAACGAACTGCCGTGGTTTATACCGGAGCTGTGTGCTTCTATCCGCCCGCCGTGCATCTGTACGAGCTGCTGCACCAGCGTAAGGCCAATACCCAGCCCACCCGTCGAGCGGGCCAGCGACGTGTCCATCCGTACGAAAAGTTCGAAGATAGCGTCGAGCTGATCGGGGGCCAGACCAATTCCGTTGTCGCGAACTTCCAGAACGGCTTCCCTGTCCGTTACGTGCAGCGAAAGCCAGACCTGCCCCCCTTCCTGGGTGTAGCGAACCCCGTTGGTCAGCAGATTGGTAACTACCTGACTCAGGCGGGTGGCGTCGCCATCCATTTCGATGGTCCGGTCCGGCAGTTCGACGTGCAGCTGCCGGTGGGCCGCTGCGTACACGGGCCGCATGGAGTCGGCGGCCTGACTGACGATCTGGGTGAGGTCGATGGGCTCCCGTCGCAGCTCGATCCGGCCCCGGCTGATGCGGCTCACGTCCAGCAAATCGTCGACCAGCCGTACCAGGTGGCTCATCTGCCGGTTCATCATGGCCAGTAGTGGGTCCAGTGTCGACGTGTCGCTACTCGTCAGTGCCAGATACTGGAGGCCGTTGAGGATGGGGGCCAGCGGGTTGCGCAGTTCGTGGGCCAGCATGGACAGAAACTCGTTTTTGCGCTGATCGGCCGCCAGCAGGGCCTGTTCCATGTGCTTACGTTCGCTCAGGTCGCGGGCCACCTTTACGTAGCCCAGCAGCTGACCGGCCATATCGTGAAGTGGCGACACGACACCGGACACGTAGAGCTGGGTGCTGTCTTTGCGGACGTGGTAGCGCTCGTCGGGTGCCCGCCCTTCGCGCCGGGCTGTCTGTATTTCCCGGGCTGGCTCGCCTTTGGCCCGGTCTTCCGGTGTAAAGATCAGTGCGGCCGACTGCCCGATGGCTTCCTCGGCCGCGTAGCCAAACAGCTGCTGGGCTCCGGCATTCCACCGGGTGATGATGTTCGCGGGATCGCTGGTGATAAGGGCGTGGTCGGCGATACTATCGAGGATAATTTGCAGGTGCTGCTGCGAGTTGAGCAGGGCTTCGGCCGCCCGTTTGCGCTCGGTAATGTCGAACATCACGCCCTTCATGCGGCTGGCCCGGTGCCCCGCCTGCGCGTCGGTACGGCCGTAGCCGCTCATCCAGACCGTCTGGCCGTTATCGTCGCGGATGGCCCTGAACTCGGTATCGTAGACAATATCTTTCCGAATAGCC is part of the Spirosoma rhododendri genome and encodes:
- a CDS encoding response regulator — translated: MTQPVETTNNQSILVVDDNVDAALTLSMLLRLKKYTVQTAYSGQQALQMAEAQRPQVVLLDISMPGLDGYDTCRLLRQQPAGDELLIIALTGYGQEEDRQRTRTAGFNGHLVKPVELDVLLKTMTTLQQDWQKQQRE